In Calothrix sp. NIES-2098, the DNA window ACCCTTTACCCTAGTGTGTTGCATTCCATCGACACCACTAGCCCGAACCTTGAAAACCGCATAACTTCGTTGACTGGTGTCGATTGCTTACACAGTAAAGTTTCCAAGCTGTGAACAGTTAAATTTATTGACAATTTTCAGTACTTGTTGACACTAATAAAAGTGGTGTCGAATTGGGTATCTGAAATCCTTGCTCAGTAAGATTTCTAAAAGTGAACTCTTTCCGATCACATTGCCCCGCAAGGGGATGGAAACAAGGTGAAGAAGTCGAATCCGAATTCTCCTCGGAAGCTTTCCATAACCACTTCCCCTAACGGGGATGGAAACATATTATTCTGGGGGTTAACCAGCAAGTTATAGTCACTTTCCTAAACAACTACCCCTTACGGGGATGGAAACAAAAAATAATCATAGGGAATGTATCATTTATACTTCTTTCCTAAACAACTACCCCTTACGGGGATGGAAACCAGTAGATCCAGCTTGTTTGCTTGTGGAATAGGTTGACTTTCCTAAACAACTACCCCTAACGGGGATGGAAACCCTATGGTTATAAACATAGCTTCTGGTTTTCCTTTCCGATCACATCGCCCCGAAAGGGGATGGAAACACGCTTCCGCCGAGCGTATCTACACGATCCGCGAGACTTTCCAAACACATTGCCCCGCAAGGGGATTAAATAAACGACAATTCACACTGAAAAAAAACCTACCAACCACTTAAGGCTGATAGGGTTATAGCGTTCTCGCTGATCAAGCTAGCCTTTAGCTTTTAGGTTTTAGTTTCGGCTTTTCAACTACTGCCGCCGAACTTATTCCTGTTTGGTTCTGATTTTTCTCAATAACTTTCGGCTTAATCGTTACGTTGCCAGTATTTTGTCGTTTCCTGGCTAACTTACTCTTAAGCACTTCAGCCTTATCTTTCTTGCCAGCTTTCAAGTACTTTGGCGGTTCATCCTGTGGCATACCTAGCAACGAATCAAAGCCAAACATATCTTTACCTGGAATGAATCGAGCTTTGATTGACACAAACATTGCTTTACCCTGCTGTTCCTTTTCTAGCTTTGGATTGAATCTAAAAGGTTTTACAGGTGTATCTTTCCATATCAAAGGAATATGGCTAGCTTTCATAAAGTTAACCTTTGATGCTAGTTCAGCCTGCTTAATATACTCCAGCCGTTCATCACTAAAATTCTTCATTACAGTTATGCATGGTGTTCTACAAACTGGAATAAACTGCCATAACCCTGATAACTTAAATTCAAATTCATTCAATTCTTTTGAGATTGAATTCTCTACATTTATTGGCTCGAATGCAACCAATTGAAATGCTATTCTGTGTTGCTGTTCCCTGCCTGGATAGTGGGTAACTTTAGGATAAACAATCAATTTCTGTCTACTAATACCTGTAGATTCTATTTCTTTTCTTAACCCATTAAAAGATGCTAATTTGCTCCGTGATGAGCCAAGGGGTAATAGGTTGTATTGGTACTGCCCTATTGTGATATTTGCAATATATTTATTTCTTTCATCATCCTTAATGAAAGTGACATCGCCAGTCACAATGCCAACTGCTTGAAATATCCCTGTGGGTGTTTCCTGTTTGGTTTCTGTTGGCTGTTCTATTTCTGCTTGTTCGGTAGACATTTTGATAAAATCCCTAATGTTCCCAGTTGAAAAGCCATGTATCAATTGTATGGCTGTATCCTTACAATAGCTTTGAACCACTGGTTAGTTTGCAGCTAGCCAGTGGTTATGTCACTTTGATTCAACTTTCTATCGCTCTAATTGGTTCAATCCTGTCAGATTGATGTCTTGTGGATTTATTAAGACATGGTATTGAGCATTTTGGTTATGCCAATCTATATGACTGTGACGGTGAAAACGGGAGCTACGCTTACTTACTGAAAGACCCCAAACTCTTTAGACAACGATTCACTATTAAGGGCAAGCAGCCGATATTCTGGAAACCCCAGGATGCAAGTGAACAACGCATATTTGCTGCTGCATGGCAGCTAATCAATAAAGGCTGATTCTAGGGGCATTCCATCCACAGGATGAATTGTATTGCCTAGTGATTTTAAGCCCCTAGAAGGGCATCCTAAAGGTGGCATGAGATGTACACCTTGAATCATAAATGCGATCGTATTCTTCAAAAAGTGCGATCGCTTTTTCTTAAAAGCCAATGCTGAGAAATACGCCTGCTCAACATTGCCTCTCAAGAACTTTGCTATACAAGGATTATGACAACCCTTGGTAAGAAATTAATTACTATAGTTTCTTACTGGAGTTTACTTCGTTGCATTAATATAACAATATTGATATATTTATAAAGGAAGCTGTGCCTAAAACCCGTGTTGTTTTCTACCAGGAAGAGGAAGGGAAAGTTCCTGTCCTTGAATGGCTGACGCGACTTTTGAAAGAAGACCGCAAAGGTTATGCAAACTGTGTTGCTCGAATCAAACAATTGGCGGCATCAGGATATGAACTCCGTCGCCCTGTAGCAGATTACTTAAGCGACGGAATATATGAGCTTCGAGCAAAGCATATTCATGTGCAATACCGCATCCTGTACTTCTTTCATGGGCAAAATGTGGCGATTCTGGCTCACGCTATCACGAAAGAAGAAGCAGCTGTACCACCAATTGATATTGAACGAGCGAGCGCTCGAAAGCTTTTATTTGAAAAAAACCCAGAAGCTCATACCTATGTAGAGGAGGAAGATAATGGCTTCGACCAATGATGCAATAAAAATAATTGATAAGCTGACTAGCAGAGACCCTGAGCTTGAGGCAATGGTAGCAGAAGCTTCAATTAATGCAGAAGTGGCTCAGTTAATTTATGAAGCTAGAACTTCATCGGGGTTAACACAGAAACAACTGGCTGAACTTATTGGCACAAAACAGCCTGTGATTGCACGGCTGGAAGATGCTGATTACGAGGGACACTCTCTGTCAATGCTCCAAAAAATCGCTCAGGCTCTTAATCAGCGAGTAGTGATTCATTTGACTCCATTGTCACATGAACAAAGCGCATAGTGACATATAGGTGACAATGCTTTCATCAGCCTAATTTTCTGATGTGAGTTTTTCTAACTCATCCAGAAGCTTTAATATGCGTGTTCTATTCTTCTGAACACTCACTCCTTTATTTTTTTGTAGTCGCTTGCTAATCTCAGCTAATCGTTGAGCTAAAACTCTATCTGGTGTTGTTTCTGTTTCAGGTGTCAGTTCTTTTATTTTCGTCTTGATTTCGCTTAGAGATAAATTTTCAGCAATAGCTATTTTGAGTAAATCAGAACGTAGCTGTTCTGATTTTACTCGTGCAATTGCTTGAGCTTTAGTGTACTCAATCTCGCCCTGCCTCAGTACAGAAAGGATATCGTCAGGAAGATTTAGCAAAGGAATTCGACTAGAGCGGAATGTTCCAGCATTGAAACGTCCTATTTGAGACAATACTGTTTCAATCTGTTCAAGTTGAATCAGAACGTTCTGATTCAATTCAATACCTCTTTGTTTTGCGTTGAAAGACTGGTGCAAAATGGACACAACTTCACTCGGTTGTATTTCTAAGGAAAGCGACAAAATCTCTAGCACTGCCTCAGTTTCTTCCACTGGATTAAGGTCTTCCCGTTGTAAGTTCTCCATTAAGGCTACTTGGAGAGCTTGTTTGTCATCCAATTCATGAGAGACAATCGGGATTTCACCTAATCCAACTTCACGCGCAGCCCGTAGCCGTCGTTCACCAGCTACTAGCTCATACTCCCCATCATGCAGTGGACGAACTAGCAATGGTTCCAAAATGCCATGTTCTCTGACTGACTGCACTAATTGGGCTAACTTCTCCGGGTCGAAGTAGCGACGTGGTTGTTTGAGCGGTAATCGAATCTTTTCAATTGGGGCTGTAGTAGATGATGAGTTAGAAGAGCTACTAAGGAAGGCATCAACCGTATTTAGCTTTGGTGCTACTCGATTAGATTTTCTTGGTGGCATTAAACTTCCTCCAGTTTCTGAGCAATGGCTTCCAGGATTTGGACAGATGGGTGTTTAGGATCATAAACCGCCAAGGGCTGTCTTGCCATCGAAGCATCAGCAAAGCTAATTGTTCTAGGAATGGGCGGAAAAATTGGAGCTATAGGACTCAGTTGTTCATTGATGCCATCAAGAATAACTTTACCTTGGCTAGTACGGCTTTCGTGCATCATAGGCACTACACCAGCAATCGCCAGTCCAGGATTAATACGTTCTCTTACTTGGCGAATAGAGTCTAGCAGTAGTTCCACACCTAAAAAAGCTTTAAAGTGGGTTTGAATTGGTATAAGTACATGAGTAGAAGCTACCAAGCTCAGAATACTAAAAATTCCCAATGTGGGAGGGCAGTCAATGAGTACAAAGTCATAACTGTCTTGCACAGTTAATAATGTTTGCTTGAGCCTCCATTCACGAGCTATTACAGAATGAAGTTGTACCTCAATGGCACTCAACAGAATGTTGCTGGGAATCAAGTCTACATCGTGTATATTCTGGTGGAGCGGTAATGGAGCATCTTTTAACAACGAATCAGCAATGGTTTGCTTCAACTCGAACGGTTCTAAACCCATGAAGGCAGTAAGTGATGCTTGAGGATCAATATCCACTAGCAAAACTCGATGTCGCTGTTGAGCCAGCTGATAACCCAAATTCTGCGTCAGGGTGGTTTTACCAGTTCCACCAGCTTGATTAAAAAAAGAAATAATCTTAAGGGACACAGCGTTCACTGATGAAGCAACTAGAGTTAATTTAGCTTAAGCTATTGCTACTGATGATTGTCTGGAATGTCATAATAATTACATACTTACAAAATAAGATTTCTGTTGTGAGTGGTTATCATAGACTAAAATCAGTAATTCTGTAAATTTGTCAGTAATTTATTGATAATAAGTAGTGCTAGTAGGCATCACATCAGGGTTAACCATCTATTAACTATTTACTGGATGCGTAGATTTACCTTCTATGTCATCCTAGAAAACGAGAGTTAATTCGGTGAAAGTGTTTGTTTTTAGGATTCACAGACTTCTCTCCGAAATTTAAATCTCCACACATTTATGATTTTGGAGAAAATCGATGTCAATTTATGTAGGCAACCTCTCTTATGAAGTTACAGAAAATGATCTTAAGGGGGTTTTTGCTGAATATGGTACTGTAAAGCGGGTTCAACTACCTACTGACAGAGAAACAGGCCGTCCGAGAGGCTTCGCTTTTGTGGAAATGGGAACAGATGCTGAGGAAGAAGCAGCTATCGAAGCTCTTGATGGTGCTGATTGGATGGGTCGTGGACTCAAAGTTAACAAAGCCAAGCCCAGAGAAGACAGAGGTTCTTCTGGTGGTAATCGCGGGGGATATGGTGGCGGTGGTGGACGCGGACGCTACTAAGCTTTGAAACCAAGAATTTTACAAGCCAGTCTTTAGGTCAGACAAGGAGTCTGTCTTTTTTGCAATGTTAGCGCCTGCTCGCGCCATTGATTAAGTCAATTTAATAGGAGAGATAATGACCCAAATAGTAGTGGGTGACAATGAACACATTGAGTCAGCCTTACGTCGGTTTAAGCGAGAAGTTTCCAAAGCCGGGATTTTTCAAGATATGAGGAAACATCGTCACTTTGAAACGCCGATTGAAAAATCCAAGCGCAAAAAACTTGCCTTGCACAAACAAAGTAAAAGACGTTTCCGCACTTGATAAATGACATAGATATTAATCAATTCCCTCAGATATTTTATGAGGGTTTTATTTATGGAAATCAACACAAGTAATCAAAAAGTAAGAATGAAATTTTCTGAGCTAGCTGAAAATTAATATAGGCAAGAGTTCTGAGAGCCAATGCTGTTCACTGTTCTTGCCCGGTCGCGGCTTTGCCCTTGGTGTCACCTTTGCTAGATCCAGCCCTTATTGACTGGATGGCTTCTGTTTAATATCGTCACAGAGATGGCGATCGCTCTCATTCACTGTAGAGTTATTCTTCAAATAATCATGTAACCAATCACAGCCACGTACCAGTAAGCTATCTAAATTATTGAGATGATTTAGCTCATCCAAATTCCAAAGAATTATAGCGCCATCAGCACTGCTTAAGGCCAGAGTCTTGCCATCATCTGAGAAAGCCGCGCTTAATAAGCGATCGCTATGCCCAGTTAAAGTTTTGATTAAATTACCATCGTGTGTCCAGAGTTTTACAGTCTTATCATCACTAGCTGTAGCAATTTGATCCCCCTTGGGTGAGAAACTGACGCCATTAACCTGACCGGTGTGCCCTATCAGCTTTTTGTCCCAGCTAAACTTGCCTTTGTCGTCCCGCCGCCAAAGTATCACCGTTTTATCATTACTGCCCGTAGCAATCATTTTGCCATCAGGTGAAAAACTAACGCTCAAAACCCAACTGTTATGCCCTTTGTCTCCTGTAAGAGTTTCATATCTATAAAATTCGCCTTTGTTGTCCTGCTTCCAAAGTATCACCGTGTTGTCATCACTAGCTGAAGCAAGCATCTGACTGTCTGGCGACCAAGCTACAGCCTTTACCCAGTCATGATGCTTGTTGAGAACTTGATACTTTTTGCTATCTGGCTGTAATATTATGACTTTGTTATCCCTGCTACCCAAAGCAATAAACTTACCGTTAGGTGAAAAATTTAAGTCGAATATCTGATCGCTGTTCTGAAAAAGTGTTCTCAGGAATTTACCGCCATGTTTCCAGAGGTTCACTGTATTATCATCATTAGCAGTAACAATTGTCTGACCATTAGGTGAGAAACTAACGTTATTGCCCTCAAAAGTTTTGTTTAAAGTACCATCGAGCTTCGAGAGTTTCACAGTCTTGTCATTGCTGGCTGAAACGATTATTTTCTCACCAAGTAAGAAATGTACTTTATTAACCTGATCGCTATGAGCATTTAGAGTACTTACCACGCCACTACCAATCTGAATTTTCATCTTGCTGTCAGCCCCAGCAGTAGGAATTTTAGCGTTGCGTGAGCAAATCATACTACCAACTTGCCAAAGTTTCATCGTACTGTCAGCACTGGCAGAAACTAGGGTCTTACAGTCAGGTGAGAATCTGACACTATAAACTCCATTGGTATGTCCTGATAAAGTTGTCAGTAAGGTACCGTCAGGCTTCCAAAGCTTTATAGTTTTGTCATCACTAGCTGTAGCAATCATCTTACCGTCCGGAGAGAAAGCCACACTATTGATGCCATCTTTATGTGCTTTAAAATCTTTTAATAAAGTGCCATCTCGATTCCAGAGTTTTATTTTGTGGTCGCTACCAGCCGCAGCAGCAATTGTCTGGCTATCGGTTGACCAAGCAACATCCCAAACAAAGTCTTCATAGCCTTTTATAGTATGAAGAAGATTACCATTATATGTCCAGAGTTTTAAAGTACTGTCACGACCACCAGTGGCTATCATCTTACCGTCTGGTGAGAAAGCGAGACTGTTGACTCCATATTCATGGGCTTTTAGGGTTTTTAAGGGAGTGCCGTCTTGTTTCCAGAGTTTGAGTGTGCCGTCCCGACTTCCTGTGGCAATTGTCTGCCCATCAGGTGAAAAATCGATACTATAAACTCCCTTATCGTCATCAACTCCCTTACTATGTGTATTGATTTCTTTTAGGAAGGTGCCATCCCGTCGCCAAAATCTGATGATGCCTTTGAAATCGCCTGAGACAATTATCCGATCATCAGGTGAAAAACTCACACCCAAGACTTTATCTTTATGTCCTTCAAGAGTTTTGTACAGGCTCCCATCTAGATTCCAGAGTTTTATAGTATGGTCATAACTAGTTGAAGCAATCAACTTACCATCGTGTGAGAAAGTCACACCCCAGATCAAAGCCTGGTGTCCCTCCAAGCGATCGCGTTCTACTATCCAATAAAATGACTGTTGTAGCGCCGCTACAACTTGGGTGCGAAGTTGACTATCGCTTTGTGCAGAAGGCAATTTTTTCAGTAATATTCCAGCATGGATACCTTCAAAGAAAGCATCAAATGTTTGCTGTGAGGTAAAAAGTGCTTCTGAAGTTTTACTAATGGCTATTATTCGGTTTTTTTCTGATTGTTTTCTTTGATACTCTGCTTGGAACGCAAATATTACTGATACGATTGCCAAAAAGGTCATCATAGCACTTCCAGCGATCGCCCAGTTTCGTTGTCGTTTCGCGTTATTACGTTGTCGTTCGAGAACATGATTGAGTTCTGCTTCAACCTGTTGTCGTATTTCCTTTTCTTTTTTCCGTTCTTCTAATTCTCTTACTTGTTGTGACTGTCGGATAAAAGATACTAGATAGTCATGAACTAGTTGATATAAGTCAGCAGGGTCTTCAGGAATTTTTAACACCAGTCCAGAACCAACTAAAATTTCTAAGACTAGATTTAGTTGTTCTTTTTCTGGGACAATATCTGCTGTTTTTAAATCTTCCGCTAAATTGTCAGCAGTTTTGAAGGGACGAGTGCCTTTGTCATCTGTTAGTAAATATAAAACTACTCTGGCACAGAGTTCGTTTTCCGAACCACAGTCTTTAATAACTTCTTCTAAAAATCGCTCGACCAGTTTTTCTTTTGTTCCCAACTGAAGATATTGATCTAAAGTGGTAATTTTATCTGTTTGGAGTTGCGCTCCGACGATTTGTAACTCAATAGGGCGTACCTCGCCAAGTTCGTCTGCTAAATCTTCTACCAATTTATCAATCAACGCAGGCTCTAAGTGAAAGTGGGTTTGCTCGATCAGACTTTGCACAACAGCTTTAGCATCTACTGACGAGAAATTTCCCAAGTAATAGCGAACATTTTTATCTAAAATATTGTTATTAATGGTTGTAAAATTTAACAGGCGATCGCATTCCAATAAATAATGCAAATAATCTTCCCGCAAACAGAGAATAACCTTCACAAAAGGAATGTCCAAGACCAAGCGCAGAAACTTATAAAATGGCTGTCTTTTACTTTGATCTGTGTAAACAAAGAAGAATTCTTCAAACTGATCAAAAATTAAAACTGTTAACAAATTACGCTCGGTATTGTTCTGCAAAGTTTCACAGATAAATTCTATAGAGTTACTAGATGTATCATTGTCTACCAAACACTTTGCTAATATCCCCATCCAATCTGTATAAACTCGTATGACAATGGGTAATACATCACGAGCATCTATTGATTTCAGTTGCAGTGCTGGTACTAATCCCCCGTTTAAGATTGAACTTTTACCTACTCCTGACTG includes these proteins:
- a CDS encoding chromosome partitioning protein, ParB family, translated to MPPRKSNRVAPKLNTVDAFLSSSSNSSSTTAPIEKIRLPLKQPRRYFDPEKLAQLVQSVREHGILEPLLVRPLHDGEYELVAGERRLRAAREVGLGEIPIVSHELDDKQALQVALMENLQREDLNPVEETEAVLEILSLSLEIQPSEVVSILHQSFNAKQRGIELNQNVLIQLEQIETVLSQIGRFNAGTFRSSRIPLLNLPDDILSVLRQGEIEYTKAQAIARVKSEQLRSDLLKIAIAENLSLSEIKTKIKELTPETETTPDRVLAQRLAEISKRLQKNKGVSVQKNRTRILKLLDELEKLTSEN
- a CDS encoding chromosome partitioning ATPase ParA family protein, which translates into the protein MNAVSLKIISFFNQAGGTGKTTLTQNLGYQLAQQRHRVLLVDIDPQASLTAFMGLEPFELKQTIADSLLKDAPLPLHQNIHDVDLIPSNILLSAIEVQLHSVIAREWRLKQTLLTVQDSYDFVLIDCPPTLGIFSILSLVASTHVLIPIQTHFKAFLGVELLLDSIRQVRERINPGLAIAGVVPMMHESRTSQGKVILDGINEQLSPIAPIFPPIPRTISFADASMARQPLAVYDPKHPSVQILEAIAQKLEEV
- a CDS encoding RNP-1 like RNA-binding protein — its product is MSIYVGNLSYEVTENDLKGVFAEYGTVKRVQLPTDRETGRPRGFAFVEMGTDAEEEAAIEALDGADWMGRGLKVNKAKPREDRGSSGGNRGGYGGGGGRGRY
- a CDS encoding 30S ribosomal protein S21 — encoded protein: MTQIVVGDNEHIESALRRFKREVSKAGIFQDMRKHRHFETPIEKSKRKKLALHKQSKRRFRT
- a CDS encoding WD-repeat protein; the protein is MSNQHELENLAAENELSLQTLVRAITLSQGEFSLILLRCNYAAFRQDIVQRLHQLSPVKIREITLPVSVKTLYTSIYEKLGDEQPSALIVFGLESVKDIDTILTSANRVREEFRKNFPFPVLLLINDQVLQKLIRLATDFENWATIIHFAIATPDLVQFIKQTSEEVFAKVLDAGAGKFLDNSALNLEIGSPQRVELELAQAELQKRGVELDAELEASLEFVLGRDAVSMEQSRQHYERSLALARQSFNLEQEGCVLHNLGLWWRTYAIQHLAEQEAACLHAKDYYHKCLELFERANRPDLVAKFINTLGEVLQTLQQWDELEKVAQKALSLYQIYPDWFREARAYGFLAEVALADSAWNKAKQAAEKALSIVAINQSTQPNANLELVRYYHQGWYLFALARALQQLNKVQDALATLKAARRETKPQYDPELYIRILERLHNIYYQQGQYLAAFHIKQEKIQIEHQYGFRAFIGAAYLIPQHEVINPALFQAEKLVKVAQEIAVSGRQQDVNRLMNRMSRNDHKLTVFHGQSGVGKSSILNGGLVPALQLKSIDARDVLPIVIRVYTDWMGILAKCLVDNDTSSNSIEFICETLQNNTERNLLTVLIFDQFEEFFFVYTDQSKRQPFYKFLRLVLDIPFVKVILCLREDYLHYLLECDRLLNFTTINNNILDKNVRYYLGNFSSVDAKAVVQSLIEQTHFHLEPALIDKLVEDLADELGEVRPIELQIVGAQLQTDKITTLDQYLQLGTKEKLVERFLEEVIKDCGSENELCARVVLYLLTDDKGTRPFKTADNLAEDLKTADIVPEKEQLNLVLEILVGSGLVLKIPEDPADLYQLVHDYLVSFIRQSQQVRELEERKKEKEIRQQVEAELNHVLERQRNNAKRQRNWAIAGSAMMTFLAIVSVIFAFQAEYQRKQSEKNRIIAISKTSEALFTSQQTFDAFFEGIHAGILLKKLPSAQSDSQLRTQVVAALQQSFYWIVERDRLEGHQALIWGVTFSHDGKLIASTSYDHTIKLWNLDGSLYKTLEGHKDKVLGVSFSPDDRIIVSGDFKGIIRFWRRDGTFLKEINTHSKGVDDDKGVYSIDFSPDGQTIATGSRDGTLKLWKQDGTPLKTLKAHEYGVNSLAFSPDGKMIATGGRDSTLKLWTYNGNLLHTIKGYEDFVWDVAWSTDSQTIAAAAGSDHKIKLWNRDGTLLKDFKAHKDGINSVAFSPDGKMIATASDDKTIKLWKPDGTLLTTLSGHTNGVYSVRFSPDCKTLVSASADSTMKLWQVGSMICSRNAKIPTAGADSKMKIQIGSGVVSTLNAHSDQVNKVHFLLGEKIIVSASNDKTVKLSKLDGTLNKTFEGNNVSFSPNGQTIVTANDDNTVNLWKHGGKFLRTLFQNSDQIFDLNFSPNGKFIALGSRDNKVIILQPDSKKYQVLNKHHDWVKAVAWSPDSQMLASASDDNTVILWKQDNKGEFYRYETLTGDKGHNSWVLSVSFSPDGKMIATGSNDKTVILWRRDDKGKFSWDKKLIGHTGQVNGVSFSPKGDQIATASDDKTVKLWTHDGNLIKTLTGHSDRLLSAAFSDDGKTLALSSADGAIILWNLDELNHLNNLDSLLVRGCDWLHDYLKNNSTVNESDRHLCDDIKQKPSSQ